In one Thermodesulfobacteriota bacterium genomic region, the following are encoded:
- a CDS encoding SDR family NAD(P)-dependent oxidoreductase, whose protein sequence is MPTLVTGATGFIGSHVARKLVERGEAVRVLIRKTSKTSNIDGLDVERVYGDVLDRESLRVAIKGCDTLYHVAGLVSSKKAHYKRMYDINVNGTINVLSAALDEGVERAVYTSSIAAIGVDSNGGVANEETPFTLEHLGIQYINTKHKAENEALRIHKKGLPLVVVNPSVVVGPGDIYLASCGFIVMYCKRRYPGYIDGGVNLVGVEDVAEGHLLAAENGRPGERYVLANKDYSIKELFSLLEKVTGISSPKIKIPYIVALAGGYLTERLLRLPFSSFVLLDTDSVKATSLKWYFDSSKSIRELGFPQTSIEKTIEKTVEWFKENGYIR, encoded by the coding sequence ATGCCCACACTTGTGACAGGAGCTACAGGATTTATAGGTTCTCATGTAGCAAGAAAGCTCGTCGAAAGGGGCGAAGCAGTCAGGGTCCTCATAAGAAAAACAAGTAAGACATCAAACATTGATGGTCTTGATGTCGAAAGGGTTTATGGAGATGTTCTCGATCGTGAATCTTTAAGAGTGGCCATTAAAGGGTGCGATACCTTATACCATGTGGCTGGGTTAGTTTCATCTAAGAAGGCACATTACAAGAGGATGTATGATATTAATGTTAATGGGACGATAAATGTACTTTCAGCGGCATTGGATGAAGGAGTGGAAAGAGCGGTTTACACCAGCAGTATTGCGGCTATTGGAGTTGACTCTAACGGAGGGGTCGCAAATGAGGAGACTCCCTTTACGCTCGAGCATTTAGGAATTCAATATATAAATACCAAACATAAAGCTGAAAATGAAGCCCTTAGAATTCATAAAAAGGGTTTGCCTCTTGTGGTTGTCAATCCATCGGTAGTTGTGGGACCAGGAGATATATATCTTGCTTCATGTGGCTTTATTGTAATGTACTGTAAAAGGAGATACCCGGGGTATATAGATGGCGGTGTAAATTTGGTTGGTGTTGAGGATGTCGCAGAAGGCCATTTGTTAGCCGCAGAGAACGGAAGGCCAGGCGAGCGTTATGTATTGGCTAACAAGGACTATAGCATTAAAGAGCTTTTTTCACTTCTCGAAAAGGTAACAGGGATTAGCAGTCCTAAAATAAAGATTCCTTATATTGTAGCCCTAGCAGGCGGCTATTTAACTGAACGATTGCTCCGATTACCGTTTTCGAGCTTTGTTTTACTTGATACAGATTCTGTAAAGGCTACGAGTCTAAAATGGTATTTCGACAGTTCCAAATCAATACGTGAGCTCGGATTCCCACAAACCTCAATTGAGAAGACGATAGAAAAAACTGTAGAGTGGTTTAAAGAAAATGGTTATATCAGGTAA
- a CDS encoding OB-fold domain-containing protein — MGEIKENDEVLLPELFATDSAGRVRLVAGYYKESDSYTFPKYLVDPKSFSEDVEERFLSPTGTLHSYTIVRRSMPEFPVPYALALVDFPEKVRVMAQVETDNFDDLKIGNEMGVTVGTVRKTADGRDVKSYKFYTVKKAE, encoded by the coding sequence ATGGGCGAAATCAAGGAAAATGACGAAGTGTTGCTTCCGGAGCTATTTGCTACTGACAGTGCTGGAAGGGTTAGACTTGTGGCTGGGTACTATAAAGAGTCCGACAGCTATACTTTCCCTAAATATCTGGTAGATCCAAAAAGCTTCTCTGAGGATGTGGAAGAAAGATTTTTAAGCCCAACAGGTACTCTTCATTCTTACACGATTGTTAGGAGGAGCATGCCCGAATTCCCAGTACCATACGCGCTTGCCCTTGTAGATTTTCCTGAAAAGGTGAGGGTCATGGCGCAGGTTGAAACAGATAATTTCGACGACCTCAAGATTGGAAATGAGATGGGTGTGACTGTTGGTACTGTGAGAAAGACCGCTGATGGAAGAGATGTCAAGTCGTATAAGTTTTATACTGTAAAGAAGGCTGAATAA
- a CDS encoding thermonuclease family protein, translated as MHAFIAFSAGFVLILVSCSGYEEVKRKFPLVFPNYVQCNVTNVIDGDKFDCQLPNIQIERIKLIGVQIPASFKERAGSFTRSELYRGLPVRLEPDQLTSDGVNLLAYVYLPGGQMLNSLLIEQGYAEYSGESPNLRYEKYFSNLESEAKEEGKGLWGKNKEINE; from the coding sequence ATGCATGCTTTCATTGCCTTTTCAGCTGGCTTCGTTCTAATATTAGTTAGTTGCAGTGGATACGAAGAGGTTAAAAGAAAGTTCCCTTTGGTCTTTCCGAACTACGTCCAGTGCAATGTAACGAACGTTATAGATGGGGATAAATTTGATTGCCAACTTCCAAACATTCAAATTGAGAGGATTAAATTAATTGGCGTTCAAATTCCAGCATCTTTCAAAGAAAGAGCAGGTAGCTTTACCAGGTCCGAGTTATATAGGGGTTTACCAGTCAGGCTCGAACCCGATCAACTCACGAGTGATGGAGTAAATCTTCTTGCTTATGTTTATTTGCCCGGGGGACAGATGCTCAATTCTTTACTTATCGAGCAAGGTTATGCCGAATATAGTGGCGAGTCCCCTAATCTACGATACGAAAAATACTTTTCAAATTTGGAGAGTGAAGCGAAGGAAGAGGGTAAGGGGTTGTGGGGAAAAAACAAAGAAATTAATGAATGA
- a CDS encoding metal ABC transporter permease: MIVGAVSGAICGFLGVYVVLRRIIFVSAALTQVSSFSVALAFYLQGFAVLSIFGHLIDPFTMSLIFTGLAALFFALKRDFFPISQEGIIGFGFLIASGLVVILGDRITKGAHDIADILFGSAVVVDPTDVYVIPSVAILTIIVHLVFYKDFIFVSFDQETALIYKYPVRLLNTILLLTVGLIIAVTTRALGALPVFGLIALPPLAALFLTEKLNMVFIFAVIIGILSALLGYFFSFILSIPTGASMTVVASLFFLLAFGVKEGKKYLRTQGQFF, encoded by the coding sequence ATGATAGTAGGTGCTGTTTCGGGGGCGATTTGTGGGTTTCTCGGAGTTTACGTTGTACTCAGAAGGATCATTTTTGTTAGTGCCGCGTTAACTCAGGTTTCAAGTTTCAGTGTGGCTCTTGCCTTTTATCTTCAAGGATTTGCAGTTTTAAGCATATTTGGTCATTTGATAGATCCATTTACGATGTCATTGATTTTCACTGGATTGGCTGCCCTGTTTTTTGCATTAAAAAGGGATTTTTTCCCAATAAGCCAAGAGGGGATTATAGGATTTGGTTTCTTGATTGCTTCGGGACTTGTGGTGATACTCGGTGACCGCATAACAAAGGGAGCCCATGATATAGCAGATATTCTATTTGGCAGTGCTGTTGTTGTCGATCCGACGGATGTTTATGTCATACCTTCGGTTGCCATATTAACCATTATTGTTCATTTGGTCTTCTATAAAGATTTCATTTTTGTTTCTTTTGATCAGGAAACGGCGCTCATATACAAATATCCTGTTAGATTACTTAATACTATTTTGTTGTTGACAGTTGGTCTTATAATTGCGGTGACCACACGGGCCCTTGGTGCACTACCTGTATTTGGACTAATTGCTCTGCCGCCCCTTGCTGCCCTCTTTTTAACTGAAAAGCTAAATATGGTTTTTATATTCGCAGTTATCATTGGCATTCTTTCAGCACTCTTGGGTTATTTTTTCTCATTTATACTTTCTATTCCGACCGGAGCTTCAATGACGGTTGTTGCATCCCTATTTTTTCTGCTTGCATTTGGTGTTAAGGAGGGAAAAAAATATTTAAGGACTCAAGGCCAATTCTTTTAA